A stretch of Mycobacterium sp. ITM-2016-00316 DNA encodes these proteins:
- the yajC gene encoding preprotein translocase subunit YajC, translated as MDLVVFLPLILIMGAFMFFASRRQKKAMQATIDLHESLTIGDRVHTTSGLQGTIAGITDDHVDLKIAPGVVTTWMKLAVRDRIEDADDDEYEDDETDSYEDESGAVELTDRPAPKTDGN; from the coding sequence ATGGATCTCGTCGTATTCCTGCCCCTCATCCTCATCATGGGCGCTTTCATGTTCTTCGCGTCGCGCCGGCAGAAGAAGGCCATGCAGGCCACCATTGATCTGCACGAGTCGCTGACCATCGGCGATCGTGTGCACACCACGTCGGGTCTGCAGGGCACCATCGCCGGTATCACCGACGACCACGTCGACCTCAAGATCGCTCCCGGCGTCGTCACCACCTGGATGAAGCTGGCCGTCCGGGACCGCATCGAGGACGCCGATGACGACGAATACGAAGACGACGAAACCGACAGCTACGAAGACGAGTCCGGCGCCGTGGAGTTGACCGACAGGCCGGCACCCAAGACTGACGGCAACTGA
- a CDS encoding diguanylate cyclase: MTAYPALLRSWWRQPDHYDWLSGYLDAQRLRGFTRSMMVAVIVALGTAPVLMHWSPGGPADGLPTLLSGILALITATMAALWARRWPTREQSKAFAVTATLCIAAACLLDRDPVAGLLGCACFAAMAGYVAFFHTSPYLVAVIGVAVTTTGINAVRFALAGDPAGAVSKFLVILVGVLAVPGSIQVLVRLLGSDAAESDVDSLTNILNRRGFHRAAYELIGRAARHGGTLGVILVDLDGFKRINDTRGHAAGDRLLITVAEILREQAAGDDIVAARFGGEEFLVCGHLDDAATAALAERIRLDVAALPDAITVSIGSALAKIGNLTDQEISQLVDRLVEAADDAMYRAKRAGGNRAHRNNHEFGAL; the protein is encoded by the coding sequence ATGACCGCGTACCCGGCCCTGCTGCGCTCGTGGTGGCGCCAGCCCGACCACTACGACTGGCTCTCCGGCTATCTCGACGCCCAGCGACTGCGTGGGTTCACCCGGTCGATGATGGTGGCCGTCATCGTGGCGCTGGGTACCGCACCGGTGCTGATGCACTGGAGCCCCGGCGGGCCCGCTGACGGTCTGCCCACCCTGCTGTCGGGCATCCTGGCGCTGATCACGGCGACCATGGCGGCGCTGTGGGCCCGCCGCTGGCCGACGCGCGAGCAGTCGAAGGCATTCGCCGTCACCGCGACACTGTGCATCGCCGCGGCCTGCCTGCTGGACCGCGACCCGGTGGCCGGACTCCTCGGCTGCGCATGTTTCGCGGCGATGGCCGGTTACGTCGCGTTCTTCCACACCAGCCCGTATCTGGTGGCGGTCATCGGTGTGGCCGTGACCACCACCGGGATCAACGCGGTCCGCTTCGCTCTGGCCGGGGATCCCGCCGGCGCAGTAAGCAAGTTCCTGGTCATCCTCGTCGGTGTGCTGGCGGTGCCGGGCTCGATTCAGGTGCTGGTCCGGCTGCTGGGTAGCGACGCCGCGGAATCCGATGTCGACTCCCTGACCAATATCCTGAACCGGCGCGGATTCCACCGTGCCGCATACGAATTGATAGGCCGGGCCGCCCGGCACGGCGGCACCCTCGGTGTGATCCTGGTAGATCTGGACGGTTTCAAACGCATCAACGACACCCGCGGGCACGCCGCGGGCGACAGGCTGTTGATCACCGTCGCGGAGATCCTGCGCGAGCAGGCCGCCGGCGACGATATCGTCGCCGCCCGCTTCGGCGGCGAAGAGTTCCTGGTGTGTGGCCATCTCGACGACGCGGCTACCGCGGCACTGGCCGAGCGGATCCGCCTCGACGTGGCCGCCCTGCCCGACGCGATCACCGTCAGCATCGGTTCGGCTCTGGCGAAGATCGGCAATCTCACCGACCAGGAGATCTCCCAGTTGGTCGACCGGCTCGTCGAGGCGGCCGATGACGCGATGTACCGCGCCAAACGCGCCGGCGGAAATCGGGCGCACCGCAACAATCACGAATTCGGCGCGCTCTAG
- a CDS encoding GGDEF domain-containing protein codes for MNTIRRWWRQPDHYEWLSVYLESQQLRWPLQLIMATTVTGLGFVPLLLLWSPAVPSGWPTYVIAISATVLCWSMTVAWLIRWPSRRVSRIFAVLSAVSVSAACLIVLEPQHGLLACAIFSAIGGLVAFTQNSPFLALVLGIGVGTAAICGVRAAMIGDPALAISQLLLILASMLTVPMMGQILVQLLGADAVNSDVDVLTGLHNRRGFYRAVGHRAGRILRGRGALGLVMVDLDCFKQINDTLGHAAGDEVLKAVAAVLRRVAGGDAVVARIGGEEFCIAATTGDRHILHLADRVRAAIAGIPDGVTASVGTAFAARLPSSREALDELLGAADRAMYAAKRAGGNQVRHASDTVPP; via the coding sequence ATGAACACGATTCGCCGGTGGTGGCGGCAACCCGACCACTATGAGTGGCTTTCGGTGTACCTGGAGTCGCAACAGCTCCGCTGGCCCCTGCAGTTGATCATGGCCACCACGGTCACCGGACTCGGATTCGTGCCGTTGCTGCTGCTGTGGAGCCCGGCTGTGCCCTCCGGATGGCCGACCTACGTCATCGCGATCTCGGCGACCGTGCTGTGCTGGAGCATGACGGTCGCATGGCTGATCCGATGGCCGTCGCGGCGGGTGTCCCGCATCTTCGCGGTGCTGTCCGCGGTGAGCGTCTCGGCGGCCTGCCTGATCGTCTTGGAGCCACAGCACGGACTGCTGGCATGCGCCATCTTCTCGGCGATCGGCGGACTGGTGGCGTTCACCCAGAACAGCCCCTTCCTGGCACTGGTGCTCGGAATCGGAGTAGGTACCGCGGCGATCTGCGGCGTGCGGGCCGCCATGATCGGCGATCCCGCCCTGGCGATCAGCCAGCTTCTGCTGATTCTGGCGAGCATGCTCACCGTGCCCATGATGGGCCAGATACTGGTCCAGCTGCTGGGCGCTGACGCGGTGAACTCGGACGTCGACGTTCTCACCGGCCTGCACAACCGGCGTGGGTTCTACCGGGCCGTAGGACATCGGGCCGGTCGCATCCTCCGCGGGCGCGGGGCGCTCGGGCTGGTGATGGTCGATCTGGACTGCTTCAAACAGATCAATGACACCTTGGGACACGCCGCCGGCGATGAGGTACTCAAAGCGGTGGCCGCTGTGCTGCGCAGGGTCGCCGGAGGCGATGCCGTCGTGGCCCGTATCGGCGGCGAAGAGTTCTGCATCGCCGCCACGACCGGTGACCGACACATACTTCACCTCGCCGACCGGGTTCGCGCCGCGATCGCAGGCATACCGGACGGCGTCACCGCCAGCGTCGGCACCGCCTTTGCCGCGCGTCTGCCGTCCTCCAGGGAGGCACTCGATGAGCTGCTCGGCGCCGCGGACCGCGCGATGTACGCCGCCAAGCGGGCCGGCGGCAATCAGGTCCGCCACGCGTCGGACACCGTGCCACCGTAG
- a CDS encoding alpha/beta hydrolase: protein MGRLHVETLGAGRPVVLWHSLFLDSRSWCGAAEDLAGSRSVVVIDGPSHGGSEAIGRDFGFADCVAAAVSVLDALGIDEPVDWVGNAWGGHVGIQLAVHRPERVRTLTTIGTPAHALRAVERWTKAWPLVQLYRFTGPNPVLLKPLADALVGRESYSAAPNLADEVMSAFIRADRPSMFRAMRSMMLNRPDMSADMARIAAPVLMMAGRDDITGWRPADAQTVADGMADATVVGVRGSGHSSPLLIDRESVIAGLQRFWSGARAR from the coding sequence GTGGGCAGGCTGCACGTCGAGACGCTGGGCGCCGGTCGGCCGGTGGTGCTGTGGCACAGCCTGTTTCTGGATTCTCGATCGTGGTGCGGCGCCGCCGAGGACCTGGCGGGCAGCCGCTCGGTGGTGGTGATCGACGGGCCGTCGCACGGCGGCAGCGAAGCCATCGGGCGCGACTTCGGCTTTGCCGACTGTGTAGCCGCGGCCGTGTCGGTGCTGGACGCGCTCGGCATCGACGAACCCGTGGACTGGGTGGGCAACGCCTGGGGCGGGCACGTGGGAATCCAACTGGCCGTGCACCGGCCGGAGCGCGTGCGCACCCTCACCACGATCGGCACACCCGCCCATGCTCTGCGAGCGGTCGAACGCTGGACCAAAGCCTGGCCGCTCGTGCAGCTCTATCGGTTCACCGGGCCGAACCCAGTGCTGCTGAAGCCGCTCGCCGACGCGCTGGTGGGGCGGGAATCATATTCTGCTGCACCGAACCTCGCGGACGAGGTGATGAGTGCTTTCATCCGAGCGGACAGGCCTTCGATGTTCCGTGCCATGCGGTCGATGATGCTGAACCGTCCCGACATGTCCGCCGACATGGCCCGGATTGCCGCCCCGGTGCTCATGATGGCAGGCCGAGACGACATCACCGGCTGGCGGCCGGCCGACGCCCAGACCGTCGCGGACGGGATGGCCGACGCCACCGTGGTGGGAGTCCGCGGCTCCGGGCACTCCTCGCCGCTGCTGATCGACCGCGAGTCGGTCATCGCCGGCCTGCAACGGTTTTGGAGTGGTGCCCGGGCGCGCTAG
- a CDS encoding MarR family winged helix-turn-helix transcriptional regulator, protein MAPSSEHPDDRLAVGQLLVRLLRLFRDDLTEPRAAAGFGDVREPHFQIFGNIRTGGIRLTELADRAQLSLAAASELINDLVESGYLSRRPDPADGRAKLIDLTARGRALMAAAGDRVIDLEQRWADVVGRDRFTQMCRTMQQLLDELDPEQSRS, encoded by the coding sequence ATGGCTCCGTCAAGTGAGCACCCCGACGACCGTCTGGCGGTCGGCCAACTCCTCGTCCGGCTGCTGCGGCTGTTCCGCGATGACCTGACCGAGCCCCGCGCGGCCGCCGGCTTCGGCGATGTCCGCGAACCGCACTTCCAGATATTCGGCAACATCCGCACCGGTGGCATCCGACTGACCGAACTGGCTGACCGGGCACAGCTGAGCCTGGCGGCGGCGTCGGAGCTGATCAACGATCTCGTCGAGTCGGGATACCTCAGCCGTCGCCCCGACCCGGCAGACGGTAGAGCCAAGCTCATCGACCTGACCGCACGGGGGCGCGCTCTCATGGCCGCTGCCGGAGACCGAGTCATCGATCTCGAGCAACGCTGGGCAGACGTCGTCGGTCGCGACCGTTTCACCCAGATGTGCCGCACGATGCAGCAGCTGCTCGACGAACTGGACCCCGAGCAGTCCCGCAGCTAG
- the gabT gene encoding 4-aminobutyrate--2-oxoglutarate transaminase, whose amino-acid sequence MTAVEQTRHLATAIPGPKSSALIDRKNAAVSRGVGTTMPVYAARAGGGIVEDVDGNRLIDLGSGIAVTTIGNAAPRVAEAVAAQAGQFTHTCFMVTPYEQYVDVCEHLNRLTPGAGEKRSALFNTGSEAVENAIKIARSYTRKQAVVAFDHAYHGRTNLTMALTAKSMPYKNGFGPFAPEIYRAPLSYPFRDAEFGKELATDGELAARRAISVIDKQVGADNLAAVIIEPIQGEGGFIVPAQGFLATLLAWCRDNDVVFIADEVQTGFARTGAMFACEHEGIEPDLIVTAKGIAGGLPLSAVTGRADIMDAPHVSGLGGTYGGNPVACAAALATIETIESDGLVERAAAIETLMKDRLHQLQADDDRIGDVRGRGAMIAVELVKPGGIEPDADLTKALCAAAHSQGVIVLSCGTYGNVLRFLPPLAISDELLNEGLDVLAAALKELG is encoded by the coding sequence GTGACTGCCGTCGAACAGACCCGTCATCTCGCCACCGCCATCCCAGGGCCGAAGTCGTCGGCCCTGATCGACCGCAAGAACGCCGCGGTGTCCCGCGGCGTCGGCACCACGATGCCGGTCTATGCCGCCCGCGCCGGGGGCGGCATCGTCGAGGATGTCGACGGCAACCGGCTCATCGACCTGGGGTCCGGTATCGCGGTCACCACCATCGGCAATGCCGCGCCCCGGGTGGCCGAGGCGGTCGCCGCCCAGGCGGGCCAGTTCACCCATACCTGTTTCATGGTGACGCCTTACGAGCAGTATGTGGACGTCTGCGAACACCTCAACCGGCTGACCCCCGGTGCCGGCGAGAAACGTTCGGCGTTGTTCAACACCGGATCCGAGGCCGTCGAGAACGCGATCAAGATCGCCCGCTCCTACACCCGCAAGCAGGCGGTGGTGGCCTTCGACCACGCCTACCACGGCCGCACCAACCTCACCATGGCGCTGACCGCGAAGTCGATGCCCTACAAGAACGGGTTCGGCCCGTTCGCGCCCGAGATCTACCGGGCGCCGCTGTCCTATCCGTTCCGGGACGCTGAGTTCGGCAAGGAACTGGCCACCGACGGTGAACTGGCCGCCCGGCGCGCGATCAGCGTGATCGACAAGCAGGTCGGGGCGGACAACCTGGCCGCTGTCATCATCGAGCCGATCCAGGGTGAGGGCGGGTTCATCGTTCCCGCCCAGGGCTTCCTGGCCACCCTGCTGGCCTGGTGCCGGGACAACGATGTCGTGTTCATCGCCGACGAGGTCCAGACCGGATTCGCCCGTACCGGGGCCATGTTCGCCTGCGAGCACGAAGGGATCGAGCCGGACCTCATCGTCACCGCCAAGGGCATCGCCGGCGGCCTACCGCTGTCAGCGGTCACCGGCCGCGCCGACATCATGGACGCACCGCACGTCTCCGGCCTGGGCGGCACCTACGGCGGCAACCCGGTCGCCTGCGCGGCAGCGCTGGCCACCATCGAGACCATCGAATCCGACGGTCTCGTGGAACGCGCGGCTGCGATCGAGACGCTGATGAAGGATCGGTTGCACCAGTTGCAGGCCGATGACGACCGGATCGGCGATGTGCGCGGGCGCGGCGCGATGATCGCGGTCGAACTCGTCAAGCCCGGTGGTATCGAGCCCGATGCCGATCTGACGAAGGCGCTGTGCGCGGCCGCCCACTCCCAGGGGGTCATCGTGTTGTCGTGCGGCACCTACGGGAACGTGCTGCGTTTCCTGCCGCCGCTGGCGATCAGTGACGAGTTGCTCAACGAGGGTCTGGACGTGCTGGCCGCAGCGCTCAAGGAACTTGGGTAA
- a CDS encoding ABC transporter substrate-binding protein produces MKQRTGTAVAALSLSVGLVLAGCSSGSDDVIDYAVDGLLATYNTNSVAGAASGGPQAFARVLTGFTYRGPDGQIVSDRDYGTVSVVGRAPLVLDYEINANAVYSDGKPITCDDMVLTWAAQSGRFPAFDAASTAGYRDIATIDCVPGQKKARVSFAQDRAVVDYGQLFGATAMLPSHVLADELDLGDGGVTTAVQTSDVGALDRIARAWNSTWDLSTDVDLKRLPSSGPYKVDSVTAEGAVVLVANDKWWGAKPAAPRVTVWARGADIQDRINSGAFDVVDISTGSSGTLNLPAGYSRTDTASAGIEQLIYSAQGPMAAPPARRALSLCTPRDTIARNAQVPIANARLNPTTEDAVSAAESAGEAGQFSVANIEGARQALNNQPLTVRIGYQSPNPRLAATVGAIAQACAAAGITVTEAAGDSVGPLSLRDNTIDVLIASTGGSPGSGSTGSSTLDAYDLHTGNGNNLSGYSNERIDGIIDALVVTTVPKEQARLLGESGPILWADVPTLPLYRQQRTLLTSKQVSAVSSNPTRWGAGWNMDRWSLT; encoded by the coding sequence GTGAAGCAGCGGACCGGCACGGCGGTGGCCGCGCTGTCGCTGTCGGTGGGTTTGGTGCTGGCGGGCTGCTCGTCCGGTTCCGACGACGTCATCGACTACGCCGTGGACGGATTGCTGGCCACCTACAACACCAATTCGGTGGCGGGTGCAGCATCCGGCGGTCCGCAGGCCTTCGCGCGGGTGCTCACCGGCTTCACCTACCGCGGCCCGGACGGTCAGATCGTCAGCGACCGCGACTACGGCACGGTCTCGGTGGTCGGTCGCGCACCGCTGGTGCTCGACTACGAGATCAACGCCAACGCCGTCTACTCCGACGGCAAACCGATCACCTGCGATGACATGGTGCTGACCTGGGCCGCGCAGTCCGGCCGGTTCCCGGCCTTCGACGCGGCCAGCACCGCCGGTTACCGCGACATCGCCACCATCGACTGTGTGCCGGGCCAGAAGAAGGCCCGGGTGTCCTTCGCCCAGGATCGCGCCGTCGTGGACTACGGCCAGCTGTTCGGGGCGACCGCGATGCTGCCGTCGCATGTACTCGCCGACGAGCTGGACCTCGGTGACGGCGGGGTCACCACCGCCGTGCAGACCAGCGATGTCGGGGCCCTGGATCGCATTGCGCGGGCCTGGAACTCGACCTGGGACCTGAGCACCGACGTCGACCTGAAGCGGCTGCCGTCCTCCGGCCCGTACAAGGTGGATTCGGTGACCGCGGAGGGCGCGGTCGTGCTGGTGGCCAATGACAAGTGGTGGGGGGCCAAGCCGGCCGCGCCGCGGGTGACGGTGTGGGCGCGCGGCGCCGATATCCAGGATCGGATCAACAGCGGGGCCTTCGACGTCGTCGACATCTCGACCGGCTCATCGGGCACCCTGAACCTGCCCGCGGGGTACTCCCGCACCGACACCGCATCGGCCGGTATCGAGCAGCTGATCTACTCGGCGCAGGGGCCGATGGCCGCACCGCCGGCGCGGCGTGCCCTGTCGCTGTGCACACCGCGAGACACCATCGCGCGCAACGCGCAGGTGCCGATCGCCAACGCCCGGCTCAACCCCACCACCGAAGATGCCGTCTCGGCCGCCGAAAGTGCGGGGGAGGCAGGGCAGTTCAGCGTCGCCAATATCGAGGGCGCGCGGCAGGCGCTGAACAACCAGCCGCTGACCGTCCGGATCGGATACCAGAGCCCCAACCCGCGACTGGCCGCCACCGTCGGCGCCATCGCCCAGGCCTGTGCCGCCGCGGGGATCACCGTCACCGAGGCCGCCGGCGATTCCGTGGGCCCGCTGAGCCTGCGCGACAACACGATCGACGTGCTCATCGCCAGCACCGGAGGTTCCCCGGGCAGCGGCTCGACGGGCTCGTCGACCCTGGACGCCTACGATCTGCACACCGGTAACGGCAACAACCTGTCCGGGTACAGCAACGAGCGCATCGACGGCATCATCGACGCGCTGGTGGTGACGACGGTCCCCAAGGAACAGGCCCGCCTGCTGGGGGAGAGCGGACCGATCCTGTGGGCCGACGTCCCGACGCTGCCGCTGTACCGTCAGCAGCGGACCCTGCTGACCTCCAAGCAGGTGAGCGCCGTGAGCAGTAACCCGACCCGATGGGGAGCAGGATGGAATATGGACCGATGGTCGCTGACGTGA
- a CDS encoding DUF1304 domain-containing protein, translating into MLTAGLIVASLAALLHVYIFVMESLTWTAPRTRATFGLSAQEAEATKEMAFNQGFYNLFLAIVTGIGVGAALVGHCSVGTALVLAGVGSMLAAALVLLVSSPDKARAAVTQGVFPLIAVLLVAVNLVTA; encoded by the coding sequence ATGCTCACCGCCGGTCTCATCGTCGCCAGCCTCGCCGCCCTGCTGCACGTGTACATCTTCGTGATGGAGTCGCTGACCTGGACCGCGCCCCGCACCCGCGCGACCTTCGGGCTGAGCGCCCAAGAGGCGGAGGCCACCAAGGAAATGGCTTTCAATCAGGGCTTCTACAACCTGTTCCTGGCCATCGTCACCGGGATCGGGGTCGGCGCAGCGCTCGTCGGCCACTGCTCGGTCGGGACCGCCCTGGTGCTGGCCGGGGTGGGATCGATGCTGGCGGCCGCACTGGTGTTGTTGGTGTCCTCGCCGGACAAAGCCCGCGCCGCCGTCACCCAGGGGGTGTTCCCGTTGATTGCGGTCCTGCTCGTCGCGGTCAACCTGGTTACCGCTTGA
- the secF gene encoding protein translocase subunit SecF, with translation MSAKHSSEETTVAETASGGIPKHSFFVRLYTGTGAFEVIGKRKLWYAISGVIVGISLLAMLVRGFTFGIDFEGGTKFSMPVDGAKGQATTEQVETVYSDTFGRPPETVVIVGNGPSASVQIRTETLNNEDTEKLRVALFDAFAPKGANGEPSKLAISDSAVSSTWGGQITQKALIALVVFLVLVTIYITVRYERYMALAALAALFFDLIVTAGVYALVGFEVSPATVIGLLTILGFSLYDTVIVFDKVEENTDGFEHTTRRTFAEQANLAVNQTFMRSINTSLISALPIIALMVIAVWLLGVGTLQDLALVQLVGVLVGTYSSIYFATPLLVTLRERTELVSKHTKRVLRRRAAAAAKSGADADIDTDEDTDAEGGEDTVSVTAAPSAPAPDKPAPGARPNRPTRPSGKRRT, from the coding sequence ATGTCGGCCAAGCACTCCTCGGAAGAGACCACCGTGGCTGAGACCGCGTCCGGCGGGATCCCGAAGCACAGCTTCTTCGTGCGCCTCTACACCGGTACCGGCGCCTTCGAGGTCATCGGCAAGCGCAAACTCTGGTACGCCATCAGTGGCGTCATCGTCGGCATCTCGCTACTGGCCATGCTGGTGCGCGGGTTCACCTTCGGTATCGACTTCGAGGGCGGCACCAAGTTCTCGATGCCGGTCGACGGCGCCAAGGGCCAGGCCACCACCGAACAGGTCGAGACGGTCTACAGCGACACGTTCGGCAGACCACCCGAGACGGTGGTCATCGTCGGCAACGGCCCGTCGGCCAGCGTGCAGATCCGCACCGAGACGCTGAACAACGAGGACACCGAGAAGCTGCGCGTCGCGCTGTTCGATGCCTTCGCGCCCAAGGGTGCGAACGGCGAGCCCAGCAAGCTGGCCATCAGCGACTCGGCGGTGTCCTCGACCTGGGGCGGGCAGATCACCCAGAAGGCCCTCATCGCGCTGGTGGTGTTCCTGGTGCTCGTCACCATCTACATCACGGTGCGCTACGAGCGATACATGGCGCTCGCGGCGCTGGCGGCATTGTTCTTCGACCTGATCGTCACGGCGGGCGTCTACGCGCTGGTGGGTTTCGAAGTGTCTCCGGCCACCGTGATCGGCCTGCTGACCATCCTCGGCTTCTCCCTCTATGACACCGTCATCGTGTTCGACAAGGTGGAGGAGAACACCGACGGATTCGAGCACACCACCCGCCGGACGTTCGCCGAACAGGCCAACCTCGCCGTGAACCAGACGTTCATGCGCTCGATCAACACCAGCCTCATCTCGGCGCTGCCGATCATCGCGCTGATGGTCATCGCGGTCTGGTTGCTCGGCGTGGGCACCCTGCAGGATCTGGCGCTGGTGCAGTTGGTCGGTGTCCTCGTCGGCACCTACTCCTCGATCTATTTCGCCACCCCGCTGCTGGTGACCCTGCGGGAGCGCACCGAGCTGGTGAGCAAGCACACCAAGCGGGTGCTGCGCCGCCGCGCAGCGGCCGCGGCCAAGTCCGGTGCCGACGCCGACATCGACACCGATGAGGACACCGATGCCGAAGGCGGCGAGGACACGGTGAGCGTGACCGCCGCACCCTCGGCCCCCGCACCGGACAAGCCCGCCCCCGGCGCGCGCCCGAACCGGCCCACCCGACCGTCGGGCAAACGGCGGACCTAG
- the secD gene encoding protein translocase subunit SecD, whose amino-acid sequence MASSSAPVHPARYLTLFMVLLVGVYLLVFLTGDKQAEPKLGIDLQGGTRVTLTARTPDGSQPSRESLLQAQEIISSRVDGLGVSGSEVIIDGDNLVITVPGDDGSEARSLGQTARLYIRPVIHAMPAQAPGDPAAQAPPAGAPGMPGLPGGDPGMPPLLAPAEPEAPIRTPGEPAAEPGAPAPPPAQPRPYPLEPAPSPSPTPAPGQPPAPGQPPAAPGTPDEDADLAQRIADEKQLRQSTDQSIQLLALQFQATRCNEEDVLAGNDDPNLPLVTCSVDHNTVYLLDKSIMSGEEIKTAGSGLDPQRGDYVVDVEFKSGGSQTWADFTAANVGTQTAFTLDSQVVSAPEIQEAIPGGRTQITGQFTDSSARELANVLKYGSLPLSFESSEAETVSATLGLTSLKAGLIAGAVGLALVLLYSLLYYRVLGLLTALSLILAGAMVYALLVLLGRYIGYTLDLAGIAGLIIGIGTTADSFVVFFERIKDEIREGRSYRSAVPRGWARARKTILSGNAVTFLAAAVLYFLAVGQVKGFAFTLGLTTILDVLVVFLVTWPLVYLTSKSATLAKPAYNGLGAVQQIARERRAVHSTGRG is encoded by the coding sequence GTGGCTTCGTCTTCGGCGCCGGTCCACCCTGCCCGCTATCTGACGCTCTTCATGGTGCTTCTCGTCGGTGTCTACCTGCTGGTCTTCCTGACCGGGGACAAGCAGGCCGAACCGAAGTTGGGCATCGATCTGCAGGGCGGCACCCGTGTCACTCTCACCGCGCGCACGCCGGACGGCTCGCAGCCCTCGCGGGAATCGTTGTTACAGGCGCAGGAGATCATCAGCTCGCGTGTGGACGGGCTCGGCGTCTCGGGCTCCGAGGTCATCATCGACGGCGACAACCTGGTCATCACCGTTCCCGGCGATGACGGTTCCGAGGCCCGCAGCCTCGGTCAGACCGCGCGGCTCTACATCCGCCCGGTGATCCACGCCATGCCGGCGCAGGCTCCCGGCGATCCGGCCGCCCAGGCGCCCCCCGCGGGCGCGCCGGGTATGCCCGGTCTGCCCGGCGGCGACCCCGGGATGCCGCCGCTGCTGGCGCCGGCCGAGCCCGAGGCCCCTATCCGCACTCCCGGTGAACCCGCCGCCGAGCCGGGCGCCCCCGCCCCGCCGCCCGCCCAGCCGCGTCCCTATCCGCTGGAGCCCGCACCCTCGCCGTCACCCACGCCGGCGCCCGGGCAGCCGCCCGCACCCGGCCAGCCCCCCGCTGCCCCCGGCACACCGGATGAGGATGCCGACCTGGCGCAGCGCATCGCCGATGAGAAGCAGCTGCGGCAGAGCACCGACCAGAGCATCCAGTTGCTGGCGCTGCAGTTCCAGGCCACCCGCTGCAACGAGGAGGATGTGCTCGCCGGCAACGACGATCCCAACCTCCCGCTGGTCACCTGCTCGGTGGACCACAACACCGTGTACCTGCTCGACAAATCGATCATGAGCGGTGAAGAGATCAAGACCGCCGGATCCGGACTGGATCCGCAGCGCGGTGACTACGTCGTCGATGTCGAGTTCAAGAGCGGTGGTTCCCAGACCTGGGCCGACTTCACCGCCGCCAACGTCGGCACCCAGACCGCGTTCACGCTGGACTCGCAGGTCGTCAGCGCCCCGGAAATCCAGGAGGCGATTCCCGGTGGCCGCACCCAGATCACCGGACAATTCACCGACTCCTCGGCGCGCGAGCTGGCCAACGTGCTCAAGTACGGCTCGCTGCCGCTGTCCTTCGAGTCCTCGGAAGCCGAAACCGTTTCGGCCACACTCGGTTTGACCTCGCTCAAGGCGGGGCTGATCGCCGGCGCGGTGGGACTGGCGCTGGTGCTGCTGTATTCGCTGCTCTACTACCGGGTACTGGGATTGCTGACCGCGCTGTCGCTCATCCTGGCCGGTGCCATGGTCTATGCCCTGCTCGTGTTGCTCGGCAGATACATCGGCTACACGCTCGACCTGGCCGGCATCGCAGGTCTGATCATCGGTATCGGGACGACCGCCGACTCGTTCGTGGTCTTCTTCGAGCGCATCAAGGACGAGATCCGCGAGGGCCGCTCGTACCGTTCGGCGGTGCCGCGCGGTTGGGCCCGTGCCCGCAAGACGATTCTGTCCGGCAACGCCGTCACCTTCCTGGCCGCCGCGGTGCTCTACTTCCTGGCCGTCGGCCAGGTGAAGGGCTTCGCCTTCACGCTGGGCCTGACCACCATCCTGGACGTCCTGGTGGTGTTCCTGGTGACCTGGCCGCTGGTGTACCTGACGTCGAAGTCCGCGACGCTGGCCAAGCCGGCGTACAACGGGCTCGGCGCGGTTCAGCAGATCGCCCGCGAGCGGCGTGCCGTGCACTCGACAGGACGGGGTTAG